One Candidatus Paceibacterota bacterium genomic window carries:
- the rplF gene encoding 50S ribosomal protein L6 — protein MSRIGKQEILIPAGIKASISASSLGNIFTVVGPKGTLTKNFRNDIVITITDPAVDGASKTINLNIKRNDKFSQSLWGTYASHIKNMIKGVETPYQKKLILEGVGFKSEVKGKEIHFALGFSHPVIVKIPEGLTVTAEKNNITITGIDKELVGSFTASVRALKKPEPYKGKGMRYEGEVIRRKQGKKTV, from the coding sequence GAGCAGAATTGGAAAACAAGAAATTTTAATACCAGCGGGAATCAAAGCTTCAATCAGTGCTTCTTCTCTAGGCAATATTTTTACTGTGGTAGGTCCAAAGGGAACACTTACAAAGAATTTTAGAAATGATATTGTTATTACTATTACAGACCCCGCCGTTGACGGGGCAAGTAAAACAATCAATTTAAATATAAAAAGGAATGACAAATTTTCTCAATCCCTTTGGGGTACTTATGCTTCGCATATCAAAAATATGATCAAGGGTGTCGAAACCCCATATCAAAAGAAGTTAATTTTAGAGGGAGTTGGTTTCAAGTCCGAAGTCAAAGGAAAAGAAATTCATTTTGCTTTGGGTTTCTCTCATCCAGTGATTGTGAAAATACCAGAGGGCCTCACTGTTACGGCTGAAAAAAATAATATTACGATTACCGGGATTGATAAAGAGCTTGTCGGAAGTTTTACCGCATCCGTGCGTGCGTTGAAAAAACCAGAGCCTTATAAGGGTAAAGGTATGCGTTATGAAGGTGAGGTCATAAGAAGAAAACAGGGTAAGAAGACCGTATAA
- the rplR gene encoding 50S ribosomal protein L18, protein MQNKNDKRIRLKKKIRVKIQGTAERPRLTVFRSNKFIYAQVINDMTGKTLAQASDVKMTKGTKSERAKEVGSAIGAVCLKEKIKKVVFDRNGFKYTGRIKLVADTARASGLEF, encoded by the coding sequence ATGCAAAACAAAAACGACAAAAGAATAAGATTAAAGAAAAAGATACGAGTAAAAATCCAAGGTACGGCAGAGCGTCCTAGGCTTACGGTTTTTCGTTCAAATAAATTTATTTATGCGCAAGTCATAAATGATATGACTGGTAAAACTTTGGCGCAAGCAAGCGACGTGAAGATGACCAAAGGCACCAAAAGTGAAAGAGCAAAAGAAGTGGGAAGCGCAATCGGAGCAGTTTGCTTAAAAGAAAAAATTAAGAAAGTTGTTTTTGATCGCAATGGTTTTAAATATACTGGCCGGATAAAATTAGTAGCGGATACTGCCCGGGCTTCGGGATTAGAATTCTAA
- a CDS encoding 30S ribosomal protein S5, whose amino-acid sequence MDKDKPKENMGIRERKNTGRRGGSFNRVKPEFDQKILNIRRVTRVVAGGRRFSFSVAIVAGDKKGSVGLGLGKAGDTALAINKALRNAKKNMVRLNLTKTMSIPHELSAKFSSSYVILRPNKGRGLVAGSVIRDIIKLSGVKDVTGKILSNSKNKLNNAKAVMAAFSQISSKYTKIIPESTVIANKEVVTDSALGPI is encoded by the coding sequence ATGGATAAAGACAAACCAAAAGAAAATATGGGTATAAGAGAAAGAAAGAATACTGGCCGCAGGGGGGGCTCTTTTAATAGAGTAAAACCAGAATTTGACCAGAAGATTTTAAACATTCGCCGTGTTACTCGCGTTGTCGCTGGCGGACGCAGATTTTCTTTTAGTGTCGCGATAGTGGCTGGAGATAAAAAAGGATCTGTTGGCTTAGGTTTGGGAAAAGCTGGAGATACTGCCCTTGCGATCAACAAGGCTCTTCGAAATGCAAAGAAAAATATGGTCCGATTGAACCTCACCAAAACAATGTCTATTCCTCACGAACTCTCTGCTAAATTCTCAAGTTCGTATGTAATATTAAGACCAAACAAGGGTCGTGGGCTCGTCGCTGGTTCTGTCATTCGTGATATAATCAAATTATCCGGAGTGAAAGACGTCACTGGAAAGATTTTATCTAACAGTAAAAATAAATTAAATAATGCAAAAGCAGTGATGGCAGCATTTTCTCAAATTTCTTCAAAATATACAAAAATAATTCCAGAAAGCACCGTGATTGCCAACAAAGAAGTCGTAACAGATAGCGCCTTAGGCCCTATTTAA
- the secY gene encoding preprotein translocase subunit SecY, with translation MQNFWNKIKLIWTDTSLRKKVLFVFFALIVFRLLSAIPIPGIDTVELNRFLSNNQFFGILNIFSGGGLSNLSIIMLGVGPYITASIIMQLLTIMVPALKKIYHEEGEAGRKRFAQYSRLLTVPLAAIQGFSLLFILEQQNILVNLTTFDRITNLLIVIAGSVLIMWIGELVTEFGIGNGVSLIIFAGIVSRLPSWVGEHIFTFDVSQIPMYLVFAIVGVIILAGIVLVTEAERPIPVTYAKRVRGTKMYGGGSTYLPLRVNQAGVIPIIFALSILLFPQMIGTFLSRYSNVILAKISHVLMAFTQTSVLYAVFYFIFVFLFTYFYTAVTFDPEALSTNLQKNGAFIPGIRPGMHTSEYISKVLSRITLLGATFLGFVAILPLIMQFITGNTSFALGGTSILIVVSVVLDLMKKVDAQVSMREY, from the coding sequence ATGCAAAATTTCTGGAATAAAATAAAGTTGATTTGGACGGACACAAGCTTACGCAAAAAAGTATTGTTTGTTTTTTTTGCGTTGATAGTATTCAGACTTCTCTCCGCTATTCCTATTCCAGGCATTGATACCGTAGAATTAAATAGATTTCTTTCCAACAACCAATTTTTCGGCATTTTAAATATATTCTCTGGTGGTGGACTTTCCAATTTGTCGATCATTATGCTCGGTGTCGGTCCTTATATTACTGCTTCAATTATCATGCAGCTCCTCACTATTATGGTTCCAGCCTTGAAGAAGATTTATCACGAGGAAGGGGAGGCAGGCAGGAAAAGATTTGCTCAATATTCTAGACTGCTCACTGTTCCCTTGGCTGCTATTCAGGGATTTAGTCTTTTATTTATTCTTGAACAACAAAATATTTTAGTTAATTTGACAACTTTTGACCGTATTACAAATTTACTTATTGTGATTGCGGGGTCAGTGTTGATTATGTGGATCGGAGAACTTGTCACGGAGTTTGGTATTGGTAATGGTGTATCACTTATAATTTTTGCAGGGATAGTCTCCAGACTTCCTTCTTGGGTTGGTGAACATATTTTTACTTTTGATGTTTCTCAAATCCCTATGTATCTTGTGTTTGCTATTGTGGGGGTGATTATTTTAGCTGGAATTGTCTTGGTTACTGAAGCGGAACGTCCTATTCCTGTCACTTATGCGAAACGTGTTCGAGGAACGAAGATGTATGGCGGGGGCTCTACTTATTTGCCTCTTCGAGTGAACCAAGCCGGAGTGATTCCAATAATTTTTGCTCTTTCTATTTTACTTTTCCCTCAGATGATAGGTACTTTTCTTTCTAGATATTCAAACGTAATTCTTGCGAAGATTTCTCACGTACTGATGGCATTTACTCAAACGAGCGTGTTGTATGCAGTCTTTTATTTTATTTTTGTATTTCTCTTTACTTACTTTTATACGGCTGTTACTTTTGATCCGGAAGCGCTTTCCACTAATTTGCAAAAAAATGGGGCATTTATTCCAGGTATTCGCCCAGGTATGCATACGTCCGAATATATTTCTAAAGTCTTAAGCCGAATTACTCTTTTAGGAGCTACCTTTTTGGGTTTTGTAGCAATTTTGCCTTTAATTATGCAATTCATTACCGGCAACACTTCTTTTGCTCTAGGAGGAACCTCTATCCTTATCGTTGTCTCTGTCGTCCTAGACTTAATGAAAAAAGTCGACGCACAAGTTTCCATGCGAGAATATTAG
- a CDS encoding nucleoside monophosphate kinase, with translation MKKLGFDLILLGDSASGKETQANILKKKYALKFVETGVYSRKLLKEKSKNGDWARRTTGKGEPLPVVLLKEFLIKEIKNKPKNKNLLFLGGPRLKPEAQLLKKILDSRKEDFFALYLTIPEKEVYKRSLKRRESNVKEIYKVLDTEKIIKARIRYYKNQVSKTAKYLKSLNKIKIINGNQPISKVTKDILKEIEKYKSLR, from the coding sequence ATGAAAAAACTTGGATTTGATCTTATATTGTTGGGAGACTCTGCTTCTGGAAAAGAAACCCAAGCTAATATCCTTAAAAAGAAATACGCACTAAAGTTTGTGGAAACCGGGGTATATTCACGCAAACTTCTGAAGGAAAAAAGCAAAAATGGGGATTGGGCCAGGCGAACCACAGGCAAAGGCGAACCCTTGCCCGTCGTTTTGTTAAAGGAATTTTTAATTAAAGAGATCAAAAACAAGCCGAAAAATAAAAATCTGCTTTTTTTGGGTGGTCCAAGACTCAAGCCCGAAGCTCAGCTTCTCAAAAAAATCCTCGACTCTCGCAAAGAAGATTTTTTTGCTTTATATCTCACTATTCCGGAAAAAGAAGTCTATAAGCGTTCGCTCAAGCGCCGAGAAAGCAATGTAAAAGAAATTTATAAAGTTCTTGATACGGAAAAAATTATAAAAGCAAGAATCAGATATTATAAAAATCAAGTAAGCAAAACCGCAAAATATTTAAAAAGCTTAAATAAAATAAAAATAATCAACGGCAATCAACCCATCTCAAAAGTCACTAAGGATATTTTGAAAGAGATTGAGAAATACAAATCTCTGCGTTAG
- a CDS encoding nucleoside monophosphate kinase — translation MQPQTFIFFGIVGSGKGTQVKLLMDFLKSKNLGEPLYAGTGDEYRKLMNSESYTGNIVKDSLNRGELQPNFLTTSLFTNILISSLTDKKHLIADGYPRTIMQSESFFEMMKFYKRENVKIVYIELSKEEAIKRLKLRGRHDDTGEGIEKRFDEYVNKVVPAMNYFKDKIGYKIFTINGEQSIEKVHKDIIKALDF, via the coding sequence ATGCAACCGCAAACTTTTATATTTTTTGGAATAGTGGGCTCCGGCAAGGGGACGCAGGTCAAATTGCTAATGGATTTTTTAAAAAGCAAAAATCTTGGAGAACCTCTTTACGCAGGTACGGGGGATGAATATCGCAAGCTTATGAATAGCGAAAGTTATACTGGAAATATCGTAAAAGATTCGTTAAATCGCGGTGAGCTCCAACCGAATTTTTTAACCACCTCACTTTTTACTAATATTTTGATTTCTTCTTTGACGGATAAAAAACATCTGATAGCTGATGGCTATCCTCGTACCATAATGCAATCAGAGTCTTTCTTCGAGATGATGAAGTTTTACAAACGAGAGAATGTAAAAATTGTTTACATAGAATTAAGCAAAGAGGAAGCCATAAAAAGATTGAAACTTAGAGGCAGGCACGATGATACAGGAGAGGGGATAGAAAAAAGGTTTGACGAATATGTGAATAAGGTTGTTCCGGCGATGAATTATTTTAAGGATAAAATTGGATATAAAATTTTTACAATAAATGGTGAGCAGAGCATAGAAAAAGTACACAAAGATATTATTAAAGCCTTAGATTTTTAA